CCAATGACCGCTGAACAGGCAAGAGAAGAGTTCGTTCGCCTTTCCAGCTCTGTCTTTGAGCACTCACGAATTCGGAAACTGATCACTCTGAATGGTCTCATAGCACCAAGATTCAGCAGTGCCGGACGTATTGAAGCATCAAAAGATCTATTTAAAGACGCGACTTTCTCTGAGCTACTAAGGCCGACGATCTTTCCGGCTCTGCTACAGAATAATGATGACCCGCATCTGTTTCGGAATTGGAAGGATTCCGATCAGTCTCTCATGGTGGCGTCACTGGTCCCAGCGGTAACAAGTGCTGAAGGTCTATTTCCGGCTATTGAGTTGATTGGATATGGGGAAACTTCAAGTTTAGTGAACGATCCCGTTTTGGTTTTGAACTCTCCAGGCCACGTAGCCTACCTCGAAGCGAGAGATCTTTATCCTGAAGCGAAGAAGTTTGTAATCGTTACAGTAACGACTCACTTCCGAAACGTGGTCGGCGCGGACCTTCAAAGACACGGTGGTGAGCTCTCATGGATACGGCCTGCAATTGCAATTTCCCGCCAGAGCCAGAAATACATTTCCCAAATGGCCCTAGACGCCCATGCACGATTTGAATCAGAGGTCAAAATAGAGAATTTTCTTCTCTCGCCTGACATTGACGGGGTGGGTTCCGATGCATTTATCTCAACCCCAGAGACCGTTCAAATGATCGATGAAGCCGGATTAAAGTTTATTGAGAATCATCAGAAGCTGCTGGATCAAGTCGCGAAAGCACTTATCGCTTCAAACGCTCCATAGGAGTTCACACTCTCTACTTTTTCGACTACTCGTACTCGATCAGTGCGAAACGACTACAATTTCGGGTTCTAGGCCCATAAAAAGTGCTTACTGACCACTGGGTAAACACACCAGCAGATTGCATGCAGCTCATTCTGCGCCCGATTCGGAGCCAAACCGCTATGCGACGCTCCTTCAGTGGTCATAGGTCGGCGCGCTGATCTCACGCTTGCAGCAGGCTTCATTCACACTCGTGCGGTCACTGTCATGACGGATGCGGATGATCTGTTCAGTTATTTTACGTGTCTTTCTCACCAGTATTTTCCTTTCTTAGCCCGAAAATCATGTCACTAAGGTCGACTAGTTCAAAAAGGACTTTTGCAACCGCTCCGAAAAGGTCTTGGACGACAACAGTGCAGTTGATCTTGCTATTTTGCACTTACCCCCTGGGATCAGGCAGCGTTCGACGTAGTTTCGGGGTAAAGTAGCTTAGTCAACCAAGGTCATAGAAAGCTCCGTGAGTAGATCAACAACCTGATCTTTACGGACCTCAATCGCATTATGTGTGATCGAGTAGCCCTCAAAATAGGGTAGCAAAAGTGTGACGATCTTAGAACTTCCTTCGGGCGAGGAAGTAATCTCGAGAAACAGAGCCTCCATTTCCTTCCGGCTCACGCAGTAGTAGTCCATGAGCTGAAAGCTGATTTCTGGATCGCGAGTAGCCAAAGCCCAGAGTTCACGAAAGATGCGGCACATGTCCGTGAGATCATCTAAATGATCAAAAATAGATCCGATGAGATGACGAAGACGTGTCGAAAGATCAGACTCTGGACCAATCGGAACATAGCCCCGAAGTATCTCACTGCATTCGCTGAAGTAGTGCTCTGCAAGTCCACCAAAAAGTGCCGACTTGTTTTTGTAGTGGTATTGAAGATTCCCCAAACTCATCTGGGCATGAGTCGCGACCTTGCGAAGGGTTAGGCCCTCGGTTCCCTGGGTTTTAAGGACTTCGAGCGCGGATCTGATGATCTGTTGCTTGGTTTCCATCTCTTCGAGGCTATAGATCAACATACTTGACAGATTAGGTCAATAGACCTAAATCTAATCTATAGGTCAAATGACCTATGCGAACCTATTAGAGTCCATGAGAAAACTACGCACACCTGACGAGCGGTTTGAGGGGTTACCGGACTACTCCTTCGAACCACATTACATCGACCGACTTCAAGGCTACGAAAATCTTCGTGCCCACTACATTGACGAAGGAAGTCCGAATTCAGAAGAGATCTTCCTTTGTCTTCATGGGGAGCCGAGTTGGAGTTATCTCTATCGGAAAATGATCCCGATCTTCACCTCTGCCGGTGCACGAGTGATCGCTCCCGACTTACTGGGATTCGGCCGATCGGATAAACCGACTGAGGAAGATGTCTATACGTTCGGTTTTCATCGGAACTTCTTGCTCCGGTTTATTGAGGAGCTCGATTTGAAGGACATTACATTGGTTTGTCAGGACTGGGGTGGCGTTCTCGGACTCACTTTGCCTCAGGAAATGCCCGAGAAATTTAAACGATTGTTGATCATGAACACGGGTATTATGACCGGCGAGGTAAATGAGGCTTTTCATGAGTGGAAGGACTTTATCGAAAGTGATGAGGACACACCAATTTTTGAAGTATTTAAACGTCACGCTCCCGGTATAAGCGACGCAGAGGCCTTAGCTTACGAAGCACCATTCCCTGACAAATCCTACAAAGCCGGGGTCAGAAAGTTCCCGTCGCTAGTCGCAAGTCAACCCGACTTTCCCGGAGTGAACACCTCTCTCAAAGCGATTCAGTTTTGGAGTGAACGCTGGGAAGGGGAAAGTTTCATGGCCATAGGCATGCGTGATAAAATGCTTGGTCCTGAGGTCATGTTACAGATGAGAGATTTAATCAAAGGGTGTCCAAATCCGATGGAAATTCCGGAAGCAGATCATTTTGTCCAAGAGAGAGGTGAACCGGTGGCGCGAGCCGCCCTGAAGCACTTTGGATTCCGGTCACCGGAATGAACTCTCAATAGAAAGGTACTAATGAAAATCATGAACATAGTCTTCCATCCCGATCTGCCGGGATCACGGGTCAACCGGATCTGGAAGGAACAACTAGAGGCGTCTGGAAAGATCACCACGAGTCGGGATATGTATGGTGAATATCCGGATTTTAAGATCGATGTGAAACATGAACAAAAGCTTTTGGAGGAGCACGACAGAATCGTATTTCAGTTCCCGTTTTATTGGTATTCAAGTCCACCTCTCATGAAGAAGTGGCTAGATGATGTGCTGACCTACGGATTCGCCTACGGACGCAAAGGCAATCGCCTTCGAGGGAAAGACATGCAACTGATTCTCTCGGCCGGCGGACAGGGCAAGTACTACAACGGCTTTGATATCTATGCCACGATTTACGATTTGCTTCGACCGTTTCAACTAACGGCGAACCTCTGCCAAATGAACTACATGGTTCCCGTTTGGATGTATCAAGCGGACAGTGTCCCAGAAGAAACGATCCGCGAGTACGGACTCCAGTGGGCCGAGATGATTGACGATCCCGCAAGAAGCAATGGCAGGGCCTTTCTTGAAAGGGAACCTGACGAGACGATCGTCTAGAGATCGCCTCCCGACCCAAGAATGAGGCAATTGTCTCCCGTTACAAAGATGCTTCTTCGACGGGTGAAGAGAAAAAACCTGTCGTCTCCTCGGTTTATGACCCTTTTTGATGAGTTGGTTCTTTTGGGGAACGTAAATGCATCAAGACGTTAGCCAATTCTCGGGGATGACTGAGCATCACGTCGTGACCAGAGACGATTTCCTCGATAGGTACACCTAGTGCCCCAGCCCATTCTCTGCACATGGGTGCAGGGAAAACTCTATCTTCTGTACAAAGGATATATCTCATCGGTACATAACTGGACGTAGGATCTTCTCTCGCTGGTGCGAGGTAAACCGCAAAAGGTTGAGGAGTAAGCCGGTCATACAGGGATCGCGCCTCTTCCTCATGTAGATCGGAGAAAAAAAGTGAATACGCTTTATCGAAGTCCAACAAGAGAGAGTTATCCTCGGATAGCACTGCCATTTCAAAATAGCTTGGTCTTCGATCTTCGGGGATCAGATCGATGGTTCTCTGACTCTTTTGAAGAACGACTGCAGCCACATAAATAATCTCTTTGAGCTTCTTGCCGAGAGACGAGGCCAAATCAGGTAAAATCATACCGGCTATTGAATGGGCGACGACAACGACACGATTAGAATCGAGCTCAGAAATAAATCTACTCGCGGCTTCAACATAAGAGTCTTTGGTTACAGTCTCTCTCGGCGTAAAATCCTCTCCGTGGCCCGGCAAATCGAATGCGATACCACGGTGCCCAAGTTTCTCAAGCTCATCAATGACCTTCGACCAACACCAAGCTCCGTGAGAGCCACCATGTATGAGCACGAATTCTGTCATGATCAAGGTCGCGACGAAAAGAGATTCACAGCAACCTCCATAGTCCCAAACCTTCTTCGTATGGAGCCAAATTTTTCCAATAAACAGCTCCCTCCTGTCCTTTATTTAACACTAGCGTTGCCCCAACTCCGTCTCCTCAAAGCGATACGCCGGAGTTGTAGTGAATCGGCGCATCCGGCCCAATGGGGATACCCAGCGATACCCAGACCATCATCATAATGACCCAGAGAATCGTGAAACCAATGGAGTAAGGCAGCATCGCAGAGAAGAGAGTCCCCATTCCAGCATCGGGGACGTAGCGTTTTGCAAAACAGATGATCACAGGAAAATACGGCATCAGCGGTGTAATGATGTTCGTAGTCGAGTCACCCACCCGGTATGCGAGCTGTGCCAGCTCGGGAGAATAACCGAGCAACATGAGCATCGGCACAAAGACTGGGGCCATGACCGACCACTTGGCAGACGCACTACCGATGAAAAGGTTGATCACGGCCGCCATCAATACGAAGAGGACAACCAGCGGCCAACCGGTCAGACCAACCTTGTCGAGAACGTCAGCTCCTCCCACCGCGACCATTAGACCGAGGTTCGACCACTGGAAATAGGCAACAAACTGCGCCGCAAAAAACGCCAGCACGATATACCCTCCCATTGTTCCCAAGGAAGCAGACATCATTGAAACGGCATCCTTATCATTCCGAATGCTCCCGACCATCCAGCCATAAGTCAGGCCGACAGCGAGGAAGAGAATCATCATCAGCATAACGAGGCTGTCGAAAAATGGTTTCGCACCCTGTTCAGTCGTGCGGAAGAGTCCATTTTCCGGAATGAATAGGAGACCAATGATTGCAAGCAGCCCGAGAAAAACCACCGACGAGGTCAGAAGAGCCTTTTTCTCCCGGGGCGAAATCGAACGGTCGAGCGTCTCTCCAAATTCTTCCTCAAAGCCAAGTGGTGGCTTCCATTCTCCCAAACGCGGCTCGACGAAGCGATTATTGATAAACGTGCCAACGGCGGTCAGGAAGAAGGTCGAAGCGATCATGAAGTAGTAGTTCGCCGTGGGTCGCACGACGTAGTCGGGGTCAATGAGCTGAGCACTAACCGTTGAGAGACCCGAGAGCAGCGGATCCAGCGTCGTGAGGAGAAGGTTGGCACTGTAGCCCGCCGAAACTCCGGCAAACGCAGCGGCCAACCCGGCCAGCGGATGGCGCCCGACACTCGCAAAGAGCAACGCCCCCAAGGGCGTCAGGACAACATAGC
This portion of the Verrucomicrobiota bacterium genome encodes:
- a CDS encoding alpha/beta hydrolase, which produces MTEFVLIHGGSHGAWCWSKVIDELEKLGHRGIAFDLPGHGEDFTPRETVTKDSYVEAASRFISELDSNRVVVVAHSIAGMILPDLASSLGKKLKEIIYVAAVVLQKSQRTIDLIPEDRRPSYFEMAVLSEDNSLLLDFDKAYSLFFSDLHEEEARSLYDRLTPQPFAVYLAPAREDPTSSYVPMRYILCTEDRVFPAPMCREWAGALGVPIEEIVSGHDVMLSHPRELANVLMHLRSPKEPTHQKGS
- a CDS encoding TetR/AcrR family transcriptional regulator, which gives rise to MLIYSLEEMETKQQIIRSALEVLKTQGTEGLTLRKVATHAQMSLGNLQYHYKNKSALFGGLAEHYFSECSEILRGYVPIGPESDLSTRLRHLIGSIFDHLDDLTDMCRIFRELWALATRDPEISFQLMDYYCVSRKEMEALFLEITSSPEGSSKIVTLLLPYFEGYSITHNAIEVRKDQVVDLLTELSMTLVD
- a CDS encoding AbgT family transporter → MSERGSSKLSDRFLSFVERVGNRLPDPVTLFALLAAGVVLLSALVSVLGISLTTPSNGERVTAVNLLTIEGLRRMLTEAIDNFAAFPPLALVLVTMIGVGVAERSGFVSQGLRLLVLSFPRSLLTAAVVFAGIMSSIAADAGYVVLTPLGALLFASVGRHPLAGLAAAFAGVSAGYSANLLLTTLDPLLSGLSTVSAQLIDPDYVVRPTANYYFMIASTFFLTAVGTFINNRFVEPRLGEWKPPLGFEEEFGETLDRSISPREKKALLTSSVVFLGLLAIIGLLFIPENGLFRTTEQGAKPFFDSLVMLMMILFLAVGLTYGWMVGSIRNDKDAVSMMSASLGTMGGYIVLAFFAAQFVAYFQWSNLGLMVAVGGADVLDKVGLTGWPLVVLFVLMAAVINLFIGSASAKWSVMAPVFVPMLMLLGYSPELAQLAYRVGDSTTNIITPLMPYFPVIICFAKRYVPDAGMGTLFSAMLPYSIGFTILWVIMMMVWVSLGIPIGPDAPIHYNSGVSL
- a CDS encoding patatin-like phospholipase family protein, producing MSAKRKSLTRTAFKVILVIFVVALVIAGTLIATFAVTKRTDIKQSKLPAYGEESISAKPQNSLTQKEQVNVLSIDGGALLGLAELEVLIALEKITGRQTYELFDVVAGSSTGAIISSLLFLPTEKTGKPMTAEQAREEFVRLSSSVFEHSRIRKLITLNGLIAPRFSSAGRIEASKDLFKDATFSELLRPTIFPALLQNNDDPHLFRNWKDSDQSLMVASLVPAVTSAEGLFPAIELIGYGETSSLVNDPVLVLNSPGHVAYLEARDLYPEAKKFVIVTVTTHFRNVVGADLQRHGGELSWIRPAIAISRQSQKYISQMALDAHARFESEVKIENFLLSPDIDGVGSDAFISTPETVQMIDEAGLKFIENHQKLLDQVAKALIASNAP
- a CDS encoding haloalkane dehalogenase; this translates as MRKLRTPDERFEGLPDYSFEPHYIDRLQGYENLRAHYIDEGSPNSEEIFLCLHGEPSWSYLYRKMIPIFTSAGARVIAPDLLGFGRSDKPTEEDVYTFGFHRNFLLRFIEELDLKDITLVCQDWGGVLGLTLPQEMPEKFKRLLIMNTGIMTGEVNEAFHEWKDFIESDEDTPIFEVFKRHAPGISDAEALAYEAPFPDKSYKAGVRKFPSLVASQPDFPGVNTSLKAIQFWSERWEGESFMAIGMRDKMLGPEVMLQMRDLIKGCPNPMEIPEADHFVQERGEPVARAALKHFGFRSPE
- a CDS encoding NAD(P)H-dependent oxidoreductase, yielding MNIVFHPDLPGSRVNRIWKEQLEASGKITTSRDMYGEYPDFKIDVKHEQKLLEEHDRIVFQFPFYWYSSPPLMKKWLDDVLTYGFAYGRKGNRLRGKDMQLILSAGGQGKYYNGFDIYATIYDLLRPFQLTANLCQMNYMVPVWMYQADSVPEETIREYGLQWAEMIDDPARSNGRAFLEREPDETIV